The Streptomyces sp. NBC_00286 nucleotide sequence GTAGTCGGCGAAGCCTTCTAGACCGTCATGGAGGTCGGCGTTCAGGTGACGACGGCGGAGACCCGGACGCGCCGTGAAATGCAAACAGGGCCAGCATCGCTGTGTCTACAACATGCGGATGGCGCGACGTGTAGCGCTCGAGGTTGCTCGTCATCGGGTTGCGATGGGTGAGCTTGCTCCGGTTTGACGAACACCGTGGTTGTGTCGTTCAGGCTGTGAGGGCGGCTCCTTGGGCCGCCCGTGGGAGCTCGCGGCGCCGTCGCAGGAGCCACGCGGGCTGATACCGCAGTACGAGTCCGGGCCGTCGTCTCCATCTCCATGAACCTGCCCCCCGTCAGCTCGGCACTCTGACCGCGCGCAGCACGGCGTGCGCCATCCCGCGCTCGCCGAGCTCATTGGGGTGCACCGGCGCCGCCGGAGCCAACGGGATCAGAGGCTCAACCCAGCGTGTGTCCGGGTCCGAGCAGGCGTCTCGGCCCACGGAGGGTGTGTAGGTGTCGACGTACACGGCTCCGGCGGTGCGCGCGGTGGCGCGCAGGATGGCGTTGAGCTGCTGCTGCTTCTGTCGTAGGAAACCCACATCGCCCGGCACCAGCCCCATCGCGGGTCCGCAGGCAGCATCCTTGGCCGGCAGAATCGCGGGATATCCGACGACGTACACCCGGGCCTTCGGCGCGCGGCGCTTGATGTCGCTCAGCGCGCCGGACAGCCGCTCGCCCGCTGCCTTGATCTTCACTCCGACCTCGTCGGTACCGGCGGAGACGTACCGCTCCCGGCACGGCGCTTCCTTCGCCTTCCTATCCCCTAGCCAGTTCTCCACCTGGTCCCGGACGTCGGCCGTGACGCACATCGTGATCAGCGAGCTGAATCCGATGTCGTTGCCACCGATGCCGAGGGTGACCAGCCGGGTCGAGGTGGAAACAGCGGACAACTGGGCCGAGTTGACCCCGTTGCCCGTGGACTGCGGCGCGAACAGGTCGCCCATGGTGGCCCCGCTGCAGCTCACGTCGCGGAACTCGTCCGCCTCCAGACCGAGCCCGTCCGCGACCAACGCCGGATAGTTCCGATCGGAGCGGCCACAGCCCGCGGGCTCCCCCGTCTGGCCGGGGATCTTCGGGCCGGCCGTGTAAGAGTCACCCAGCGCCACGTAGGGCCCGTTCGGGGGTGTGAAGAGCGACGAGGCAGCACCGCCCTCGCCCCAACCGATTCCGACCGCGGTGAGCAGCGCGGCGCACGCGAAGGCCGCCCCCACTCCGAGCCGTGTACGAGTTCTCATATGAGGTTCTGCCTCCTGGTGCGGGAATCCGAACGAAGGCAGGTCGAGCAGCTCACGCGGGCACGTGAACAGCGGTCGGCCAGTCTCGAATACCTCATCAGGGTTCCTGTGCAGGGCCCTTCCTGTCGTCGTGCCGCTGCTGGCAGTCGCCTACTGCCGTGGCAGTACACGCAAGACCGTTTGTCCTTTGAGGGCACGACAGGCCGCACCCTGTTTGGCCTCGACGGCTTCGAGGCCACGGCTCCATAGGTCGGAGTCGCCCATCAGCAGCTGCGTGCGACTGACCGGTTCTCCTCGCCTGCCTCCAGCACTGTGCTGTCAGCCGGAGTGGGCTCCGGTCATCAGCGCTGCGAGGTCGTCCGGGTGCAGGAACGACGGCGGTGGTGGCGGTCCCCACGAGTAGAGGCCCTGGGCACCCTCGAGGTCCTCCGGTGTCCACAGTTGGTCGTCGACGATGCAGTCCATGTCGGAGTAGTACTCGCTGAAGTTGCCCGCTGGATCCTTCAGGTACCAGAAGAAGTTGGAGCCACCGTAGTGGCGCCCGAGTCCCCAGATATGCCGTTCGGGATGGTCCTCGAGCATGGCGTGCGCACCGCGGCCGACGTCGTCGATGTCGTCGACTTGCCATGAGGTGTGGTGCAGGAACGGCACTGGTGCGGAAAGCACGAGGATGTTGTGGTGGTCGGTCGAGCAGCGCATAAAGGTGCCGGCACCCTTGATGTGGTCGCTGATCTTGAAGCCGAGGCCCTCGACGAAGAACGCCTGAGTAAAGGCGTAGTCGGTTGTGCCAACGACAGCATGGCCGAGCTTTCGGGGCATGACCCGATCGGTGCGCAGCACGCCCGGCGCACGGTCTCCGGTGCGTTCGTAGCGTCCGGGCCCGTTGTACGGAGTGGCGGGGTTGCTGTCCTGCACGACACGGGGTGCGATCTCCAGGAACGCGCGGGTTCCTGTAGCCCTCTCGACAGCGCTGATCCAGCAAGGGCCCCGGTCGACCGTGATCCCCATGCGTTGCAGATTGCGGCTGGCGCGTCCGAGGTCGTCCTCGTCGTCGACACCGACGTGCACGTCGACCAGTCGCCGAGTCGGGGCATGGACGATGTGCAGCTGCCGGCCACCGTCCCGGGTGGCGAACCACCGTTCCCCCTCCGAGACGTCCGCGGGGATGAGGCCGAACTCCTCGTAGTACGTGCCGACCTCGTCCACATGTGGGACGCCCATGGTGATGGACGTCAGGCGGTGCAGAGCCATCGGGGTCTCTCCTCTCAGAGGCGCGACTCAGGTGGTGCTCGGTGTGGCAGCGAACATGCGATTCCGCAGCTCGCCGATGCCTTCTACGTGGCTGGTGAGTACGTCACCGTCAGCCAGCCAGCGCTGCGGATCACGACCGATGCCGACACCGGACGGTGTGCCGGTGAATATGACGTCACCGGGCAGCAGCGGAGTGCTCGCCGAGAGAGTGGCGACCAGCGCCGGGACGGAGAAGATCAGGTTGCTGGTACGGCCGAGCTGCACCGGCTCCCCGTTGATCGCGCAGCCCAGCTCGAGGTCGTCCGGGTCGGCGAGCTCGTCCAAGGTCACCAGCCACGGCCCGACGGGTCCGAAGCCGGGCAGTGACTTGCCCATGCTGAACTGCGGCGGCGTTGCCGCCATCTGCAGAACCCGCTCGGAAATGTCCTGCCCCACCGAGTAGCCCGCGATGCAGTCGAACGCATCCCCCGCAGACACACGATGGGCATGGCGACCGATGACGACTACGAGCTCAACTTCCCAGTCGACATGACCCCCTTGCGGTATCTCGATGGCTGCTCGGGGCCCTGTGATGCAGCTGGGGAACTTCGTGAACACCGGCGGCGTCGTCGTGGGCGCGTCGTACCCGGCCTCCGCCGCGTGCTCGCCGTAGTTGAGCCCGATCGCGAAGACCTGCCTCGGTGCGGGCACTGGCGATCCCAGGTCGTCGGCCGAGAACGGGGAGCCCATCTCCCAGCCGGCCGTCGCCGCCCAGGTGGTAAAGGCACCCCAGTCCTGGTAGACGCCTTGCGGGTCGGGGCCGAACCGGCCTCCACTGGCCTTTTCGACGTCTTGGGCAATCTCGTGCCCGGGATCACCGGTGACGACGACGAGACGGCCCTTCAGGTTGGCAACGCGCATGCGGACGACTCCAGGTCGAGTGGGGAGTGGTGTCTCAGACCAGCGGGGTGATGTGGTCGTCGCGGTCGAGCAGGGCTTTGCCGTAGACCTCGTAGCCGATGGCGGGGGTGGCCACGGCGTGGCGGGCGGCGACCGCGGAGTCGCGCCAGATCCGCTGGAGCGGGTTGGCCTCGGCAAAGCTCCCCGCGCCGTGAGCGGTGAGCAGGATGTCGATCGCCTTCGTGATGTGGTCGACGATCCATCCGGTGTCGGCCCGGACACGGGCGCGGGCCAGGTAGTCCGGGTACTCGCCGGCCGCGGCCGCCCGGTCGATGTCGTCAGCTGCCCGGTAGGCGTGGAGATGGGCGGTGTCGATCATCATGGCGGCTTCGGCCAGCTGGAGCTGGAAGGCGACCGAGTCCGCCTGCGTGGTGTAGAAGGTGTACGAAACAGGCTTCTTCCCGGCATTCGCTCGGACGATGTCCAGCGCCGCGCGGCCCAGGCCGAGCTGCGTGCCGGTCAGCACAAGCGCGAGGAAGGGCACGAACGGCGACCGGAACATCACCTCCTCAGTCCGCTCGGTGCCGTAGTTGCCTTCGATCGCCTGCGGCACCGAGATCACGCGATGGTCGGGTACGAAAACGTCCGTGGCGGTCAGGCAGTTGCTGCCAGTGGACTTCATCCCGGCGACGAACCAGGTCTCCTCGAATGCGAGGTCGCTGCGCGGGACCAGGACCAGCCCCTGGTCGACGACCTCACCCCGGTCGTCAGTGACCGGGATGCCGAGCACGGCCCACGAGGCGTGGTACGAACCGGAGTTCCAGAACCAACGTCCGGTGACCTGGTAGCCGCCCTCCACCCTGCGGGACTCGGAGGATGGGGTGAGCACGCCCGAGACCAGAGCGTCGGGATCATCGGCCCACACGTCGTCCTGGGCCTGTTGCGGGAAGAGCCCCGTCATCCATGCGCACACGTTGAGCAGGGCGACCACCCAGGCGGTGCCGCCGTCAGCCTCCCCAACGCCGGCCGAAACGTCGAGCATCGTGCGCATCGACGTCTCGTAGCCGCCATACCGTTTGGGCTGCGCAACCTTGAACAGGCCGGCGTCGCGACAAGCCTGGATACTCTCCTCGACGACCCGGCGATCCTGCTCACCTTGAGCGGCGTTCTTGCGTATCAGCGGCTGGATCTCGGCGATGCGCGCGAGCAGCTCGGCTGTGGTCGGGACGCCACCCGTGCCGAAGGAACGGTCGGTCACAGTGGTCATGAAGGTGTCTCCTTTGACGCCGTCGAGTCGGGATGCGAGGCCCGCGGTCGATCTGATGGGCTGGTCGGTGATGTCAGCGGGCGCACGCGGCGATGAGGTCGACGATGTCCGGGCGTGACCGCTCGCAGAAGCGTGAGTGGGTGCCGAAGGTGCGGTTCGCGTAGACGAGCGGGCCGACGGTGCCACGACTCCTGGCCGAGCGCACCAGGCCGAGCAGCAGCAAGTGGTCACCGGCCTCCACCGTCTGGTGCAGGCCGCACTCCATCCAGCTGGGAGCGTCGGTCAGTCGCGGGAGTCCGCACTCGAAGTACCAGTCAGTCGCGCCGAATCGGTCGACGCCCCGGCGTGCGAAGACCACCGCGAGGTCGTCCTGCGTCTGCCCGAGGATGTTGACCGCAAAGCGCCCGA carries:
- a CDS encoding SGNH/GDSL hydrolase family protein; protein product: MRTRTRLGVGAAFACAALLTAVGIGWGEGGAASSLFTPPNGPYVALGDSYTAGPKIPGQTGEPAGCGRSDRNYPALVADGLGLEADEFRDVSCSGATMGDLFAPQSTGNGVNSAQLSAVSTSTRLVTLGIGGNDIGFSSLITMCVTADVRDQVENWLGDRKAKEAPCRERYVSAGTDEVGVKIKAAGERLSGALSDIKRRAPKARVYVVGYPAILPAKDAACGPAMGLVPGDVGFLRQKQQQLNAILRATARTAGAVYVDTYTPSVGRDACSDPDTRWVEPLIPLAPAAPVHPNELGERGMAHAVLRAVRVPS
- a CDS encoding VOC family protein; the protein is MALHRLTSITMGVPHVDEVGTYYEEFGLIPADVSEGERWFATRDGGRQLHIVHAPTRRLVDVHVGVDDEDDLGRASRNLQRMGITVDRGPCWISAVERATGTRAFLEIAPRVVQDSNPATPYNGPGRYERTGDRAPGVLRTDRVMPRKLGHAVVGTTDYAFTQAFFVEGLGFKISDHIKGAGTFMRCSTDHHNILVLSAPVPFLHHTSWQVDDIDDVGRGAHAMLEDHPERHIWGLGRHYGGSNFFWYLKDPAGNFSEYYSDMDCIVDDQLWTPEDLEGAQGLYSWGPPPPPSFLHPDDLAALMTGAHSG
- a CDS encoding fumarylacetoacetate hydrolase family protein, whose protein sequence is MRVANLKGRLVVVTGDPGHEIAQDVEKASGGRFGPDPQGVYQDWGAFTTWAATAGWEMGSPFSADDLGSPVPAPRQVFAIGLNYGEHAAEAGYDAPTTTPPVFTKFPSCITGPRAAIEIPQGGHVDWEVELVVVIGRHAHRVSAGDAFDCIAGYSVGQDISERVLQMAATPPQFSMGKSLPGFGPVGPWLVTLDELADPDDLELGCAINGEPVQLGRTSNLIFSVPALVATLSASTPLLPGDVIFTGTPSGVGIGRDPQRWLADGDVLTSHVEGIGELRNRMFAATPSTT
- a CDS encoding acyl-CoA dehydrogenase family protein; the encoded protein is MTTVTDRSFGTGGVPTTAELLARIAEIQPLIRKNAAQGEQDRRVVEESIQACRDAGLFKVAQPKRYGGYETSMRTMLDVSAGVGEADGGTAWVVALLNVCAWMTGLFPQQAQDDVWADDPDALVSGVLTPSSESRRVEGGYQVTGRWFWNSGSYHASWAVLGIPVTDDRGEVVDQGLVLVPRSDLAFEETWFVAGMKSTGSNCLTATDVFVPDHRVISVPQAIEGNYGTERTEEVMFRSPFVPFLALVLTGTQLGLGRAALDIVRANAGKKPVSYTFYTTQADSVAFQLQLAEAAMMIDTAHLHAYRAADDIDRAAAAGEYPDYLARARVRADTGWIVDHITKAIDILLTAHGAGSFAEANPLQRIWRDSAVAARHAVATPAIGYEVYGKALLDRDDHITPLV
- a CDS encoding flavin reductase family protein yields the protein MIDQQQFRDVMSGVCTPVTIVTSAVDDVPFGTTVSSFASLSLDPPLVSLALARRSSLLAAIQTVGRFAVNILGQTQDDLAVVFARRGVDRFGATDWYFECGLPRLTDAPSWMECGLHQTVEAGDHLLLLGLVRSARSRGTVGPLVYANRTFGTHSRFCERSRPDIVDLIAACAR